Proteins encoded in a region of the Prunus persica cultivar Lovell chromosome G4, Prunus_persica_NCBIv2, whole genome shotgun sequence genome:
- the LOC18780592 gene encoding cation/H(+) antiporter 15: protein MFVFAVHLVELSGHASAMLIVHDTCSNIRKTSKITAKNQKHSSPSDQIVAAFEKLETESEESSLFVEALTVVSSHASMHEDICNLADDKSADLIIIPFHKQSTIDGGMDNGNPSFRGINKNLLENASCSVAIFVDRGLTDSSNIKNEDGHGCCRCAMLFISGSDDREALAYAWRIASNPNPKPNISLTVVRFIVSKDAAVHSDLPPNNPNNNDHDHDEDEKKNILEVIEENEKEKQLDDQYIESFVLNTRDQPSIKLIHEVLNNGEETLKLISAMGNDYDLYIVGRGQTGSSPLTFGLSEWGDCLELGPLGDALASSNIVASASILIVHQGRAVGKSLFS, encoded by the coding sequence ATGTTCGTCTTTGCGGTCCATTTGGTGGAGCTCAGTGGCCATGCTTCTGCCATGCTCATAGTCCACGACACATGCAGCAATATTCGTAAGACAAGTAAAATTACagccaaaaatcaaaagcacTCTTCGCCTTCTGACCAAATTGTCGCCGCCTTTGAAAAACTTGAGACCGAAAGTGAAGAAAGCAGCTTGTTCGTGGAGGCACTAACTGTTGTGTCCTCTCACGCCTCCATGCATGAGGACATTTGCAACCTTGCGGACGACAAGAGTGCAGACCTCATAATCATTCCTTTCCACAAGCAATCCACCATTGACGGGGGAATGGACAACGGAAACCCCTCTTTTAGAGGCATTAACAAGAACCTTCTAGAGAACGCTTCTTGTTCGGTGGCCATCTTCGTGGATCGTGGACTCACCGATTCATCTAACATTAAAAATGAAGATGGCCATGGCTGCTGCCGCTGTGCCATGCTCTTCATTAGTGGGTCAGATGACCGCGAGGCATTGGCATATGCATGGAGGATAGCCAGCAATCCTAACCCTAAACCTAATATCAGCTTAACCGTGGTTCGTTTCATCGTCAGTAAAGATGCGGCAGTTCATTCAGATCTCCCTCCCAACAATCCTAATAATAATGATCACGATCATGATGAGGACGAAAAGAAGAATATTTTAGAGGTgatagaggaaaatgagaagGAGAAACAACTAGACGACCAATATATAGAGAGCTTTGTGCTCAATACTAGGGACCAACCTTCCATAAAATTAATTCACGAGGTGTTGAACAATGGAGAAGAAACTCTCAAATTGATAAGCGCCATGGGAAATGACTATGATCTTTATATCGTGGGCAGAGGGCAAACAGGTTCCTCACCACTCACGTTCGGGCTATCCGAGTGGGGTGACTGCCTGGAGCTCGGACCCTTGGGAGATGCATTGGCATCGTCCAACATTGTGGCCAGCGCCTCGATTCTCATAGTGCATCAAGGTCGTGCTGTTGGCAAGTCCTtatttagttag